The following are from one region of the Candidatus Thermoplasmatota archaeon genome:
- a CDS encoding nucleotide exchange factor GrpE, with protein sequence MPEKKNGGKKREMQESLQSKIKKLEEKIKQLEQELKEKNDKLLRSYADLQNYQKRMEKEISIKEEETRKKYLLEIIDLHELLKKAYEDNDPKHGLKLILNNLDSFCEHEQVKSLDSVGKIFDHNIHHAISTVEKDDCVDGEIIEEIKKGYYCGDKLLRPSQVVVAKKKSTKKEVE encoded by the coding sequence ATGCCTGAGAAGAAAAACGGTGGAAAAAAAAGGGAAATGCAGGAGTCTCTGCAGAGTAAAATAAAAAAACTTGAAGAAAAAATTAAACAACTTGAACAGGAATTAAAAGAAAAAAATGATAAACTCCTACGTTCCTATGCAGATTTACAAAACTATCAAAAAAGAATGGAAAAAGAAATATCAATAAAAGAAGAAGAAACTAGAAAAAAATATCTCTTAGAAATCATTGATTTACATGAGCTACTAAAAAAAGCATATGAGGATAACGACCCAAAACATGGCTTGAAATTAATCCTAAACAACCTCGATAGCTTCTGTGAACATGAACAGGTGAAATCCTTAGATAGTGTAGGAAAAATATTTGACCATAACATTCACCATGCTATTTCCACAGTTGAAAAAGACGACTGCGTTGATGGTGAAATAATCGAGGAGATAAAGAAAGGCTACTATTGTGGGGATAAGCTGTTGAGACCCTCACAAGTTGTTGTAGCAAAAAAGAAGAGCACGAAAAAGGAGGTAGAGTAA
- a CDS encoding phenylalanine--tRNA ligase subunit alpha, translating into MDLDKIIQELSQNEKKVLLTLKKFKGKAQPEEIFKNGDFNQEAEVMNASSWLQSKKLVTVEQHIKTVYSLGKEGKHFLEKGLPEKRALKFISDRNGRASLKDLSAVLDEQEKSVAVGWLKRNDWAIIKKEKDDTVLEITEKGKKALKTETEEEKILELLDKNPNIEVDKNKIKSLLSRKNIIREKEVVTSTVMLTNYGKKILEKGVSIEDEISQITSSVIKSGEWRNKTIRPYDIHAFAPAVYGGKAHPLVDLISKIRQIFIQMGFEEIEGDYVESCFWNMDMLFIPQDHPAREMQDTLYCKNPSRLKIKEKELVEKIAKVHEDGGGTSSTGWGYKFSTAESERVLLRTHTTVNTIRYLYNHPEPPCKVFSIGKVFRKESIDTTHLPEFYQIEGIVHEENTNFRQLIGVLKEFYNRMGFEKIRFRPGYFPYTEPSMEVDVFWNGKWMELGGSGIFRPEVTEPIGVKNPVLAWGLGLERLAMMKFGLDDIRKLYVSDLDWLRKKSLI; encoded by the coding sequence ATGGATCTAGATAAGATTATTCAGGAGCTTTCACAAAACGAAAAAAAAGTACTACTTACATTAAAAAAATTTAAAGGCAAAGCTCAACCTGAAGAAATTTTTAAAAACGGTGATTTCAACCAAGAAGCAGAGGTGATGAATGCTTCATCATGGCTACAATCAAAGAAATTGGTAACAGTAGAACAGCATATTAAAACAGTTTATTCACTTGGAAAAGAAGGAAAACATTTCCTAGAAAAAGGCCTGCCTGAGAAACGTGCACTAAAATTTATATCTGATAGAAATGGTAGAGCCTCACTAAAAGACCTATCAGCGGTTCTTGATGAACAAGAGAAATCTGTTGCGGTAGGCTGGCTTAAAAGAAATGATTGGGCTATTATAAAAAAAGAGAAAGATGATACGGTTTTGGAGATAACTGAAAAAGGGAAAAAAGCACTTAAAACAGAAACCGAAGAAGAAAAAATACTAGAGTTACTTGACAAAAACCCAAACATCGAGGTTGATAAAAACAAGATCAAATCATTGTTGTCAAGAAAAAACATAATCCGGGAAAAAGAGGTTGTTACTAGTACTGTAATGTTGACTAATTATGGTAAAAAGATTTTAGAAAAGGGTGTTAGCATAGAAGATGAAATCTCTCAGATAACATCCTCGGTGATTAAGAGCGGTGAATGGAGAAACAAAACAATAAGACCATATGATATTCATGCTTTTGCGCCAGCAGTATATGGTGGTAAGGCTCATCCGCTTGTTGATTTGATATCAAAGATAAGGCAGATATTTATTCAGATGGGTTTTGAGGAGATAGAGGGGGATTATGTTGAGTCTTGTTTCTGGAACATGGACATGCTGTTTATACCTCAGGATCATCCTGCTCGTGAGATGCAGGACACATTATATTGTAAGAACCCTTCTAGATTGAAGATAAAAGAAAAAGAGTTGGTTGAGAAGATCGCGAAGGTACATGAGGATGGTGGTGGTACTTCTTCCACTGGTTGGGGTTATAAGTTTTCTACTGCTGAGAGTGAAAGGGTTTTACTGAGAACTCATACAACTGTTAACACAATCAGGTATTTGTATAATCATCCTGAGCCACCTTGTAAGGTTTTTTCCATTGGTAAGGTTTTCAGGAAGGAGAGTATTGATACAACTCATCTACCTGAGTTTTATCAGATTGAGGGTATTGTTCATGAGGAGAACACGAATTTTAGGCAACTGATTGGTGTTTTGAAGGAGTTTTATAACAGGATGGGTTTTGAGAAGATTCGTTTCCGCCCAGGTTATTTCCCTTATACTGAGCCTAGTATGGAGGTTGATGTTTTCTGGAATGGTAAGTGGATGGAGCTTGGTGGTAGCGGCATATTTAGACCAGAGGTTACTGAGCCTATTGGTGTTAAGAACCCTGTTTTAGCGTGGGGTCTCGGTTTAGAGAGGCTTGCTATGATGAAATTCGGTTTGGATGATATCAGGAAGTTGTATGTTAGTGATTTGGATTGGCTTAGAAAGAAATCGTTGATATGA
- the dnaK gene encoding molecular chaperone DnaK, producing MGKIVGIDLGTTNSEVAYIEAGKPVIIKSAEGQPYFPSVVAFTKDGEMLVGEAAKRQAVTNPEGTVLRVKRKMGSGEKITIRGKKYSPEQISAFILQKIKKDAEDFLGEKINDAVITVPAYFNDDQRQATKDAGKIAGFNVRRIINEPTAAALAYGLDKQGDHKIVVYDFGGGTLDVTIMEVGEGVFEVLSTSGDTQLGGSDMDLALVDYIAEEFKKKHKIDLRKDPATLQRVLEAAEKAKMELSSTMQTEINLPYITVVDGEPKHLEMKLTRAKFEEIITPIVDRSEKPCRQALQDAKLKPEDIDHVVLVGGTTRIPLVMKKVEEIFGKKPKREVDPMECVAIGAAIQAGVLSGDIDKDIVLLDVTPLTLSVETLGGVATPLIERNTTVPTRKSKIFSTAADNQTSVEIHVLQGERPMAADNKSLGRFHLDGILPAPRGVPQIEVTFDIDADGILKVSAKDLGTGREQSIRITGSTKLSDSEIERMKKEAKEHEEEDRKRKERVEIRNNADSLVHSTEKTLQELKDKFSKEDKENIENALKELREALTGDDTNKIKEKSDALTKALQKASATIYQQAAQQYQQQQSSGKQDESWSGKPEDDDKTIDADYKVKDDKKGKHK from the coding sequence ATGGGGAAGATTGTAGGAATAGATCTTGGAACAACGAACTCAGAAGTTGCGTATATTGAAGCAGGAAAACCTGTGATCATTAAAAGCGCAGAAGGTCAACCGTATTTCCCATCAGTTGTTGCTTTCACTAAAGATGGTGAAATGCTGGTTGGTGAAGCAGCGAAACGTCAGGCGGTGACAAACCCTGAGGGAACTGTTTTGCGTGTTAAAAGGAAGATGGGTAGCGGAGAAAAAATCACGATCAGGGGTAAAAAGTATTCACCGGAGCAGATATCTGCTTTTATCTTGCAGAAGATAAAGAAGGATGCTGAGGATTTCCTTGGGGAGAAGATCAATGATGCGGTGATTACCGTCCCAGCGTATTTTAATGATGATCAACGTCAAGCGACCAAGGATGCTGGGAAGATAGCTGGTTTCAACGTGAGGCGTATCATTAACGAACCTACTGCTGCTGCGCTCGCCTACGGGCTTGACAAACAGGGGGATCATAAGATTGTTGTGTATGATTTCGGTGGTGGAACCCTTGATGTAACAATAATGGAGGTAGGCGAAGGAGTCTTTGAGGTCTTATCTACAAGTGGTGACACACAGCTCGGTGGCTCTGACATGGACCTAGCTCTGGTGGATTACATAGCTGAGGAGTTTAAGAAAAAACATAAGATAGATCTGAGAAAAGACCCTGCGACTTTACAGCGGGTGTTAGAGGCTGCAGAAAAAGCAAAAATGGAGCTTTCTTCAACGATGCAAACAGAAATAAACCTACCATATATCACCGTGGTGGATGGTGAACCGAAGCATCTTGAGATGAAGCTTACACGGGCTAAGTTCGAGGAGATCATTACACCGATTGTTGATAGATCAGAGAAACCATGCAGACAGGCTTTGCAGGATGCGAAATTGAAACCAGAGGACATCGACCATGTTGTTTTAGTGGGTGGGACAACACGCATACCATTGGTGATGAAAAAGGTTGAGGAGATCTTTGGTAAAAAACCAAAACGAGAGGTTGATCCGATGGAGTGTGTCGCGATTGGTGCAGCGATACAAGCAGGTGTACTCTCAGGTGACATAGACAAAGACATAGTTCTCTTGGATGTGACACCACTGACACTTAGTGTGGAAACACTAGGTGGTGTAGCAACACCCCTAATAGAAAGAAACACTACTGTGCCAACACGGAAAAGTAAGATATTCTCAACCGCAGCTGATAACCAAACCAGCGTAGAAATACATGTTTTACAGGGGGAGAGACCGATGGCAGCTGACAACAAAAGCCTCGGTAGGTTCCATCTAGATGGCATACTCCCAGCACCAAGAGGTGTACCACAAATTGAGGTCACATTCGACATAGATGCTGACGGTATTTTAAAAGTCTCAGCAAAGGACCTTGGAACAGGCAGAGAACAATCAATACGTATTACTGGTTCAACCAAGCTTTCAGACAGTGAAATAGAGCGTATGAAAAAAGAGGCGAAGGAACACGAAGAGGAAGACAGGAAAAGAAAAGAACGAGTAGAGATAAGAAACAACGCAGACAGCCTCGTACATAGCACAGAGAAAACACTGCAGGAGTTAAAAGACAAATTCTCAAAAGAAGACAAAGAAAACATAGAGAACGCACTCAAGGAGCTAAGAGAGGCTTTAACCGGTGATGACACAAACAAGATCAAAGAAAAATCAGATGCTTTGACAAAGGCTCTGCAGAAAGCATCAGCAACCATATACCAGCAGGCGGCACAACAATACCAGCAACAACAAAGCAGCGGAAAACAAGATGAGTCATGGTCAGGTAAACCAGAGGATGACGATAAAACTATAGATGCTGACTACAAAGTAAAAGATGACAAAAAAGGTAAACACAAGTAA
- the thsB gene encoding thermosome subunit beta: MMGGQQPIIILKEGTKREKGKGAQLNNIMAARAISDAVKSTLGPKGMDKMLVDSMGDVVITNDGATILKEIDVEHPAAKMIVEVAKAQDEECGDGTTTAVILTGELLKSAGELLDQNIHPTVITRGYQMATEKAVEILNKIAIPIKPGDKNTLKDIAITSMASKGASSAKEMLADVVVESVSNIVEKIDGKTVVDLDNIQVQKKQGGTIQDTGIIKGIILDKERVHEGMPRLVKNAKIALVDAALEVKKTEVDAKIEIRDPSQLQAFLDEEESMLKKMVDKVKNSGANVLICQKGIDDLAQHFLAKEGIYAVRRAKKSDMEKLAKATGARIVASLDDLSSKDLGHAGTVEEKKFGDDKMTFITDCKNPKAVSILIRGGTEHVVDELERALHDALSVVKAALEDGKMTVGGGAAATAIAMGLRDYAPTIGGREQMAIEAFADAIEVVPKTLSENAGLDPIDMMLEIRREHKKGNKHAGVDVLNGKVGNMLKNKVIEPLKVSLHEIQAASEAATMILRIDDIIAAKGGGGMPPGGPGGGGAPGGMPPGGGMDEY; the protein is encoded by the coding sequence ATGATGGGTGGTCAACAACCTATAATAATATTAAAAGAAGGAACAAAAAGAGAGAAAGGTAAAGGCGCGCAACTAAACAACATAATGGCAGCAAGAGCAATATCAGACGCAGTGAAGTCAACACTAGGTCCAAAAGGTATGGACAAGATGCTCGTTGACTCAATGGGGGATGTAGTAATCACAAACGATGGTGCTACAATCCTAAAAGAGATCGATGTTGAGCATCCTGCTGCAAAGATGATTGTTGAGGTTGCAAAAGCACAAGATGAAGAATGCGGCGATGGAACAACAACAGCCGTAATTTTAACCGGTGAGCTATTAAAATCAGCTGGTGAACTATTGGACCAAAACATCCATCCAACAGTTATAACCAGAGGATATCAGATGGCAACCGAGAAAGCTGTTGAGATATTAAACAAAATAGCGATACCGATAAAACCAGGTGACAAAAACACGCTTAAAGACATTGCAATAACTTCTATGGCAAGCAAGGGCGCAAGCTCTGCAAAAGAGATGCTGGCTGATGTTGTCGTTGAATCAGTATCAAACATTGTAGAAAAGATAGATGGAAAAACCGTTGTTGATCTTGACAATATTCAAGTCCAGAAGAAACAGGGTGGAACAATACAGGATACAGGGATAATAAAGGGTATTATCCTAGACAAAGAACGTGTACATGAAGGAATGCCTAGGCTTGTAAAGAACGCGAAAATCGCCCTTGTTGATGCAGCCCTTGAGGTGAAGAAAACAGAGGTTGATGCAAAAATAGAGATACGAGACCCATCGCAGCTACAAGCATTCTTAGATGAAGAAGAATCCATGCTTAAAAAGATGGTAGATAAAGTAAAAAACAGTGGTGCAAACGTCCTTATATGCCAGAAAGGCATAGACGACCTAGCACAACACTTCCTAGCGAAAGAAGGAATCTACGCTGTTAGACGAGCGAAAAAGAGTGACATGGAAAAACTGGCTAAAGCAACAGGTGCAAGAATCGTAGCAAGCCTAGATGACCTAAGCTCAAAAGACCTTGGACATGCAGGGACCGTTGAGGAAAAGAAATTTGGTGACGACAAAATGACTTTTATAACAGACTGTAAAAACCCGAAAGCAGTCTCAATACTGATACGTGGTGGAACAGAGCATGTTGTTGATGAGCTAGAGCGAGCGCTACACGACGCATTATCAGTTGTAAAAGCTGCTTTAGAAGACGGTAAAATGACAGTTGGTGGTGGTGCAGCTGCAACAGCAATCGCGATGGGTTTAAGAGACTATGCACCAACAATAGGTGGCCGCGAACAGATGGCGATTGAGGCATTCGCAGACGCAATAGAGGTAGTACCAAAGACACTATCAGAAAACGCAGGGCTAGACCCAATTGATATGATGCTGGAAATAAGACGAGAACACAAAAAAGGAAACAAACATGCTGGTGTGGACGTACTCAACGGAAAAGTCGGAAACATGCTTAAAAACAAGGTTATAGAGCCACTGAAAGTCAGCCTACATGAGATCCAAGCTGCATCAGAGGCAGCCACGATGATCCTGAGGATAGACGATATAATAGCCGCAAAAGGCGGTGGTGGTATGCCACCAGGTGGACCTGGTGGTGGCGGTGCGCCAGGTGGAATGCCACCCGGCGGCGGTATGGACGAGTACTAA
- the dph2 gene encoding diphthamide biosynthesis enzyme Dph2, with protein MKISGYNIDFETAVKTVKKNGYKTLAIQLPEGLKMDALKMVDYLEKETDANMVVSASSCFGACDVADDELKNLGVECIIHIGHTPIPNMDNFSIPIIFINALSTHDVTKVVEKAIPFLKGKKIGVVTTAQHLHMIEKTSDILKKHNLEPIVSDGDKRIHRKGQILGCNFTAGTKIADKVDSFLFIGSGNFHPLGLLFATKKTVVTADPYTNTVKTQELEDLKDTILKQRYGAMARSKSAKTFGILVGTKKGQQRIKLAYEIKEFLDSKQKKSYIIALNSFSPIVLQSFRDIDCFVSTACPRIAIDDYMQYKTPIITPVELKILFGKKKWEDYQFDQILSDN; from the coding sequence ATGAAAATTTCTGGTTACAATATCGATTTTGAAACAGCTGTGAAAACGGTTAAAAAAAATGGTTATAAAACATTGGCGATCCAGCTTCCTGAAGGCTTGAAGATGGATGCCCTAAAAATGGTTGACTACCTAGAAAAGGAAACAGATGCAAACATGGTTGTTTCTGCGAGTTCATGTTTTGGTGCATGTGATGTTGCAGACGATGAACTAAAAAACCTTGGTGTAGAATGCATAATACACATAGGACACACACCCATACCAAACATGGATAATTTTTCTATCCCAATAATTTTTATAAACGCACTTTCAACCCATGATGTTACAAAGGTTGTTGAAAAAGCTATACCGTTTTTGAAGGGTAAAAAAATAGGTGTTGTAACAACAGCGCAACACCTACATATGATAGAAAAAACAAGTGATATACTAAAAAAACATAACCTAGAACCAATAGTATCAGATGGTGACAAAAGAATACATAGAAAAGGACAAATCCTCGGGTGTAATTTTACAGCTGGTACAAAAATCGCAGACAAAGTAGACTCTTTTCTATTCATAGGAAGCGGCAACTTCCATCCTCTTGGTCTTCTTTTTGCAACTAAAAAAACAGTTGTCACAGCTGACCCATACACAAACACAGTAAAAACACAAGAACTAGAAGATTTAAAAGATACTATCCTGAAACAGAGATATGGTGCTATGGCTCGTTCAAAAAGCGCAAAAACATTTGGTATATTAGTTGGAACAAAAAAAGGTCAACAGAGAATCAAACTAGCATATGAAATAAAAGAGTTCTTAGATTCAAAACAAAAAAAATCATACATAATCGCGTTGAACAGTTTCTCGCCAATAGTTTTGCAGAGTTTTAGAGACATAGATTGTTTTGTTTCAACAGCATGCCCCAGGATCGCTATAGATGATTATATGCAGTATAAAACACCGATTATAACACCTGTTGAGCTTAAAATTTTGTTTGGTAAAAAGAAATGGGAAGACTACCAGTTTGATCAAATATTATCAGACAACTGA
- the dnaJ gene encoding molecular chaperone DnaJ produces MQKRDYYEILGVDRNATKEEIKKAYRRLALKYHPDKNPDKKAAEEKFKEISEAYAVLYDDEKRRLYDQYGHAGIDQQYTYEDIFRGTDFSDIFRGMDFDFGFSDFEDIFERFFGHRMGFDRRAPRFRRGADLRYDIEISLEDAYNGVETEIEVPRTERCDVCYGSGAKPGTSPKRCPQCNGTGQINRSQRTAFGIFTQITTCNRCGGKGTFIEEKCYNCNGRGIVQRTRGIELRIPRGVDEGSQLRLAGEGEAGPEGGKNGDLYVFVHIKKHPIFTRRGMDLYMTKEIYFTEAALGTKIDVETINKEIERIRIPEGTQNGDVFKIRGRGMPSLHGRGYGDLYIEIRVVTPTRLSRKARELLEELDRELKKQ; encoded by the coding sequence GTGTTGATAGAAATGCGACTAAGGAGGAGATTAAAAAAGCTTATAGAAGGCTTGCTTTGAAGTACCATCCTGATAAAAACCCTGATAAAAAAGCTGCTGAGGAAAAATTCAAGGAGATATCTGAGGCGTACGCTGTGCTTTATGATGATGAAAAAAGAAGGCTGTATGATCAGTATGGGCATGCAGGTATTGACCAGCAATACACATATGAGGATATATTTAGGGGAACAGATTTCAGTGATATCTTTAGGGGCATGGATTTTGATTTTGGGTTTAGTGATTTTGAGGATATCTTTGAGCGTTTCTTTGGTCATAGGATGGGTTTTGATAGGAGGGCACCTCGTTTTAGAAGAGGCGCTGACCTAAGGTATGATATTGAAATAAGCCTAGAAGATGCATATAATGGGGTTGAAACTGAGATCGAGGTGCCTAGGACTGAGAGGTGTGATGTGTGTTATGGTAGTGGTGCTAAACCTGGGACTTCGCCGAAAAGATGTCCTCAGTGTAATGGTACAGGGCAAATTAACAGGTCGCAGCGTACAGCATTTGGTATCTTCACTCAGATAACTACTTGTAATAGATGCGGTGGCAAAGGAACTTTTATCGAAGAGAAGTGCTACAATTGTAACGGACGAGGCATTGTCCAAAGAACAAGGGGTATAGAGCTTAGGATCCCAAGAGGGGTTGATGAAGGCTCACAGTTAAGACTAGCTGGAGAAGGGGAAGCTGGTCCTGAAGGTGGTAAAAATGGTGACCTCTATGTTTTTGTTCACATAAAAAAACATCCGATATTTACTAGGCGAGGCATGGATCTCTATATGACTAAGGAGATATATTTTACTGAGGCGGCACTTGGGACAAAGATAGATGTTGAGACTATTAACAAAGAAATAGAGAGGATAAGAATACCTGAGGGTACACAAAACGGGGATGTGTTTAAAATCAGGGGGCGTGGTATGCCTAGTTTACATGGTAGAGGCTACGGTGATCTGTACATTGAGATACGTGTTGTTACACCAACGAGATTAAGCAGAAAAGCAAGAGAGTTATTAGAGGAGTTAGACAGAGAACTCAAAAAACAATAA
- a CDS encoding glutamine synthetase family protein, which translates to MNLQQIKKQVETKKVRWIQLHFTDLMGGLRVVHIPADRFLKDDIIKKGLRFDGSSVGFRKVEKSDMLAIPDQDTFMLLPHEEGEALIRADLYDIELNPYRAGPRHILKRALETAKTQGYDKVMISPEMEFYAFNDHPDKYTQIKENEGYFIPPPLDNAKNYRKKLADILMACGYQVKYHHHETGKSQHEVEVKAMDAIRAADFCCYFKYLARDIASMFNIEITFMPKPFSQEAGNGMHAHIALYKKGKNMFADENDPMGLSQTARYFIGGILEHSRAIAALANPTLNSYKRLIPHFEAPIYIAWAPHNRSSLIRIAAKKNVDIEIRNADPAANPYLFFAALIHAGLDGVKKKISYEPVLGNIYKMTDEEIKKHKIKRLPTNLMEALEEFKKDTVLMEAIGRDGAELFIQNKTNEWHEYMVEITDLDYKFYFHC; encoded by the coding sequence ATGAACCTACAACAGATAAAAAAACAGGTTGAAACAAAAAAGGTACGCTGGATACAACTACATTTCACCGACCTTATGGGTGGGCTAAGGGTCGTACATATACCAGCAGATAGATTCCTAAAAGATGATATAATAAAAAAAGGTCTTAGATTCGACGGCTCCTCAGTGGGTTTCAGGAAAGTAGAAAAATCAGATATGCTAGCTATACCTGATCAGGACACTTTTATGTTACTACCACATGAAGAAGGTGAAGCACTTATCCGCGCTGATCTATATGATATAGAACTGAACCCCTACCGCGCTGGTCCTAGGCATATTCTTAAAAGAGCGTTGGAAACAGCAAAAACACAGGGTTATGATAAAGTTATGATATCACCTGAAATGGAGTTCTATGCTTTTAACGACCACCCAGATAAATACACACAAATTAAGGAGAACGAAGGCTATTTTATACCACCGCCTCTTGACAATGCAAAAAATTACCGTAAAAAACTCGCAGATATCTTGATGGCATGTGGTTACCAGGTTAAATACCATCATCATGAAACAGGTAAATCACAACATGAAGTGGAAGTAAAAGCCATGGATGCAATAAGAGCAGCAGATTTCTGTTGCTACTTCAAATATCTAGCAAGAGACATAGCATCTATGTTCAACATAGAAATCACATTCATGCCAAAACCATTCTCACAAGAAGCAGGAAACGGTATGCATGCACACATAGCTCTTTACAAAAAAGGGAAAAACATGTTTGCTGATGAAAACGACCCAATGGGTCTCAGCCAAACAGCACGATACTTCATAGGTGGGATACTAGAGCACTCACGTGCCATAGCTGCTTTGGCAAACCCTACATTGAACTCTTATAAACGTTTAATACCACATTTTGAAGCACCAATCTACATAGCTTGGGCGCCACATAACAGGAGTAGTCTAATAAGGATAGCAGCAAAAAAGAATGTTGACATAGAAATAAGAAACGCTGACCCAGCAGCTAACCCATACCTGTTTTTTGCGGCGCTTATACACGCTGGTTTAGATGGAGTAAAGAAAAAAATATCATACGAACCAGTACTAGGAAATATCTACAAAATGACAGATGAGGAAATCAAGAAACACAAAATCAAGAGATTACCCACAAACCTCATGGAAGCACTAGAGGAATTCAAAAAAGATACAGTACTAATGGAAGCAATCGGACGAGATGGTGCAGAACTTTTCATACAAAACAAGACAAACGAATGGCACGAATACATGGTAGAAATAACAGACTTAGATTACAAATTCTATTTCCACTGCTAA